From a region of the Entelurus aequoreus isolate RoL-2023_Sb linkage group LG27, RoL_Eaeq_v1.1, whole genome shotgun sequence genome:
- the si:ch73-60h1.1 gene encoding calcium/calmodulin-dependent protein kinase type IV, whose translation MPTSRPGSEPVEFWVDGSRRDGTVEEFYTLSSELGRGATSIVYRCEEKEKKKPYAVKVLKKTIDKKIVRTEIGVLLRLSHPNIIQLKEIFETDTDIALVLELVTGGELFDRIVERGYYSERDAAHVIKQILEAVAYLHENGVVHRDLKPENLLYADLSLDAPLKIADFGLSKIIDDQVTMKTVCGTPGYCAPEILRGNAYGPEVDMWSVGVILYILLCGFEPFFDPRGDQYMYSRILNCDYEFVSPWWDDVSLNAKDLVSKLIVLDPRKRLSVRQALQHPWVLGKAARFSHMDTTQRKLQEFNARRKLKAAMKAVVATSRMHEGSRRRTDSCEMAASATSRQSSVQQDPPPETTEPTPKDKEATPSDSQTTPTDKRSPSPSRSPEPLKLDAPPIEPAPSRPPLRADGLRQASVVTKSMVVSPRPPQKSYSVVLPATRAQATPPSPNSLSNGFASGAEPASKTSHCH comes from the exons ATGCCGACGTCCCGGCCCGGTTCGGAGCCGGTGGAGTTCTGGGTGGACGGTTCTCGGAGGGACGGGACGGTGGAGGAGTTTTACACCCTGAGTTCCGAACTGGGCAG AGGAGCGACGTCCATCGTGTATCGCTGCGaagaaaaagagaagaagaagCCGTACGCCGTCAAAGTCCTCAAGAAAACG ATCGACAAGAAGATTGTTCGGACAGAAATCGGCGTCCTGCTGCGCCTCTCCCACCCAAACATC ATCCAGCTCAAAGAGATCTTTGAGACGGACACCGACATCGCCCTGGTTCTGGAGCTGGTGACCGGAGGAGAGCTCTTTGACAG GATCGTGGAGCGCGGCTACTACAGCGAGAGAGACGCCGCCCACGTCATCAAGCAGATCCTGGAGGCCGTGGCG tatTTACACGAGAACGGCGTCGTGCATCGCGACCTCAAACCCGAGAATTTACTCTACGCCGACCTTTCGCTGGACGCGCCACTCAAGATTG CCGACTTTGGTCTTTCTAAAATAATCGATGATCAGGTGACCATGAAGACTGTGTGTGGGACGCCAGGGTACTGTG CTCCTGAGATCCTTCGAGGGAACGCTTACGGCCCAGAAGTGGACATGTGGTCAGTGGGCGTCATCCTCTACATCCT GCTGTGCGGCTTCGAGCCCTTCTTCGACCCGCGCGGGGACCAGTACATGTACAGTCGCATTCTCAACTGCGACTACGAGTTTGTCTCCCCCTGGTGGGACGACGTGTCGCTGAACGCCAAAGATCTG GTGAGCAAGCTGATCGTGTTGGACCCTCGTAAGCGTCTGAGCGTGCGCCAGGCGCTGCAGCACCCGTGGGTGCTGGGCAAGGCGGCGCGCTTCTCGCACATGGATACCACCCAGAGGAAGCTGCAGGAGTTCAACGCTCGCCGCAAACTGAAG GCGGCCATGAAGGCCGTGGTGGCCACCAGCCGGATGCACGAGGGCTCGCGGCGTCGGACCGACAGCTGCGAGATGGCGGCGTCTGCGACGTCCCGGCAGAGCAGCGTGCAGCAGGACCCGCCTCCTGAGACTACGGAACCCACCCCCAAAGACAAGGAGGCCACGCCCTCAGACAGTCAAACAACGCCGACGGACAAAAGGAGCCCCTCCCCTTCTCGCAGCCCCGAACCGCTCAAGCTGGACGCTCCTCCCATTGAGCCCGCCCCCTCCCGACCGCCGCTGCGTGCCGACGGGCTGCGGCAGGCGTCTGTCGTCACGAAGTCCATGGTGGTCTCGCCCAGACCTCCCCAAAAAAGCTACTCGGTGGTCCTCCCTGCAACGAGGgctcaggccacgccccccagTCCCAACAGCCTCAGCAACGGCTTTGCATCAGGGGCAGAGCCTGCCAGTAAGACCTCCCACTGCCATTGA
- the fam174c gene encoding protein FAM174C, with product MSTSTLFAVLLVPLCWLFFLVAEADVGSGGTTELKPAVNHTSGQNQTKSHPGLFNGFNVDSSMFQRALYVLIGFTGIGVLYFIIRAVRLKKPTHRKKYGLLANSDSFEMEAVESDEDNTLYDARSLRR from the exons atgTCGACGTCCACGCTGTTCGCGGTTCTCCTGGTCCCGCTCTGTTGGCTCTTCTTCCTTGTGGCGGAGGCCGACGTCGGCAGCGGCGGCACCACGGAACTCAAACCCGCCGTGAACCACACCAGCGGGCAGAACCAGACGAAGAGCCACCCGGGTCTGTTTAACGGGTTCAACGTGGACAGTTCCATGTTCCAGCGGGCCTTGTACGTCCTCATCGGGTTCACCGGCATCGGGGTCCTCTACTTCATTATTCGGGCTGTGCG gCTGAAGAAGCCCACCCACAGGAAAAAGTACGGGCTGCTGGCCAACTCGGACTCGTTCGAGATGGAGGCGGTGGAGAGCGACGAGGACAACACATTGTACGACGCTCGCAGCCTGCGCAG ATGA